In one window of Massilibacterium senegalense DNA:
- a CDS encoding MFS transporter yields MTESKKSFWKNRFVQVIMVSGTLLQLGIWIRNFAILLFVMEQTDNNPIYVSLVSIAEFAPIFLFSFIGGTYADRWRPKRTMIWSDLLSAVSVFFVLLTIIYGSWEAVFCVTFVSAVLSQFSQPSAMKLFKVHVPPEQLQMGMALYQTLMAIFMIIGPGLGTYIYHLFGIYVSIGIMGVVFLLSAAVLFLLPKDKVETEKVPSQFWQELKDGFRYVFQRKILRLLGCNFAFAGLAIGLIQPLIVFVVIERLGLPKEHVSWLLMANGAAMLIGGGVVMAISKKIVPERLLFLGMLICGFAIMGVGFSTSLPLTLVLYFIDGLFFPFIHVGVNTLILQTTEEKFVGRVNGVLNPMFMGMMVVTMSMAGFLKSIFSISVIYSFAAFFFFLGLLAVVPLLKNSSKVAKPSS; encoded by the coding sequence ATGACAGAATCAAAGAAAAGTTTTTGGAAGAATCGATTTGTTCAAGTAATTATGGTGTCGGGTACGCTGTTGCAACTAGGTATATGGATTCGAAACTTTGCGATTTTATTATTTGTCATGGAACAAACGGATAATAATCCGATTTATGTATCGCTCGTTTCCATTGCAGAATTTGCTCCGATTTTTCTTTTTTCATTTATTGGTGGAACGTATGCAGACCGGTGGCGTCCGAAGCGTACGATGATTTGGAGTGACTTGTTAAGTGCGGTTTCTGTTTTTTTCGTATTGTTAACCATCATCTATGGATCATGGGAAGCGGTCTTTTGCGTTACATTTGTATCGGCTGTATTATCGCAATTTTCCCAGCCGTCTGCAATGAAATTGTTTAAAGTACACGTACCACCTGAACAATTACAAATGGGAATGGCGTTATATCAAACGTTAATGGCGATCTTTATGATTATTGGTCCTGGGTTAGGGACATATATTTATCATTTATTTGGCATTTACGTATCTATCGGAATTATGGGTGTTGTCTTTTTATTATCTGCAGCGGTCTTATTTTTACTACCGAAAGATAAAGTAGAAACAGAAAAGGTGCCATCTCAATTTTGGCAAGAATTAAAAGACGGATTTCGTTACGTCTTTCAACGAAAAATCCTTCGTTTATTAGGATGTAACTTTGCATTTGCAGGTCTTGCGATTGGATTAATTCAACCGCTAATTGTATTTGTCGTCATTGAACGACTCGGGTTACCGAAAGAACATGTTTCCTGGTTGTTGATGGCCAATGGAGCTGCGATGCTAATCGGCGGTGGTGTCGTGATGGCTATTTCAAAAAAAATAGTACCAGAACGACTGTTATTTTTAGGTATGCTTATTTGTGGATTTGCCATCATGGGGGTAGGATTTTCGACAAGCTTGCCACTGACGCTCGTGTTATATTTTATCGACGGCTTATTTTTTCCGTTTATTCATGTAGGGGTCAATACACTCATTTTACAAACAACCGAAGAAAAATTCGTCGGCCGCGTAAACGGGGTACTGAATCCGATGTTTATGGGGATGATGGTTGTAACGATGAGTATGGCTGGCTTTTTAAAAAGCATTTTTTCCATTTCGGTTATTTATTCGTTTGCCGCATTCTTTTTCTTTTTAGGCTTGCTTGCGGTTGTGCCATTATTAAAAAACAGTTCTAAGGTAGCGAAGCCTTCTTCTTAA
- a CDS encoding DMT family transporter yields the protein MEWLLLVIAGCFEVFFVLFMKLSEGFRHKGYTLLCIVSSIISFGLLAQVMKTMPLGLSYAVWTGIGATLNVIIGILFFGESKNKTRLFFISMVVIGLVGLKWASS from the coding sequence GTGGAGTGGCTGTTGTTAGTGATTGCAGGTTGTTTTGAAGTTTTTTTTGTATTGTTTATGAAGCTATCAGAAGGATTTCGTCATAAAGGATATACTTTGTTATGTATTGTATCTAGTATCATTAGCTTCGGTTTGTTAGCACAAGTGATGAAAACAATGCCACTAGGGTTAAGTTATGCCGTTTGGACAGGAATTGGAGCTACATTAAATGTAATAATTGGTATTTTATTTTTTGGTGAATCAAAGAATAAAACGAGGCTTTTTTTTATAAGCATGGTGGTGATTGGTTTGGTTGGATTGAAATGGGCTAGTTCATAG
- a CDS encoding DMT family transporter yields the protein MKGWGILLVASISEIGWAVGLKYTNGFTVLFPSLITIVMMIISFFLFAKALLYLPMGTAYAVFTGIGTIGTTVYGILFLQETMTSLKVLFFIVLIIGIIGLQITGKSEEKGVS from the coding sequence GTGAAGGGCTGGGGTATTTTACTCGTTGCAAGTATATCAGAAATTGGTTGGGCAGTCGGGTTAAAATATACGAATGGCTTTACCGTATTATTTCCGAGTCTGATAACGATTGTGATGATGATTATTAGCTTTTTCTTGTTTGCCAAAGCATTGTTGTATCTTCCAATGGGCACTGCTTATGCTGTTTTTACTGGAATTGGAACGATTGGGACGACGGTATACGGAATTCTTTTTTTGCAAGAAACGATGACTAGTTTAAAAGTATTGTTTTTTATCGTTTTAATAATAGGTATTATCGGATTGCAAATAACGGGAAAATCCGAAGAAAAGGGCGTGTCCTAG
- a CDS encoding TetR/AcrR family transcriptional regulator produces the protein MKKEEIKQAALQLFVEKGFTATALSEIAKKVGIKTPSLYAHFPSKDALYLHIYREQLQHQLHFTQHIMKLMQETSVYERLETLSFSFLQADFGEEQTLFIRRSLFFPPPHLKEIIKQEFVKVERLISRDLTALFQEGMDNGELKRQSVEGVLAFFYCVFDGVVVEQYYYDDQEYEERKKNSWYMFWEAIKR, from the coding sequence ATGAAAAAAGAAGAAATCAAACAGGCAGCTCTTCAGTTATTTGTAGAAAAAGGCTTTACAGCTACTGCGCTGTCGGAAATTGCAAAAAAGGTTGGGATTAAAACACCATCGTTGTATGCTCATTTCCCGTCTAAAGATGCTCTTTATTTACATATTTATCGAGAACAATTGCAACATCAACTACATTTTACACAACATATCATGAAACTAATGCAAGAAACATCGGTGTATGAACGATTAGAAACGCTCTCTTTTTCTTTTTTGCAAGCGGATTTTGGCGAGGAACAAACGTTATTTATTCGGCGTTCGCTCTTTTTTCCACCACCACATTTAAAAGAAATCATTAAGCAAGAGTTTGTGAAGGTGGAACGGTTAATATCTCGTGATTTAACAGCGTTATTCCAAGAAGGAATGGATAACGGAGAGTTGAAGCGTCAATCGGTAGAAGGAGTGTTAGCCTTTTTTTATTGTGTATTTGATGGCGTGGTGGTCGAACAATATTATTATGACGACCAAGAATATGAGGAACGTAAGAAAAACAGTTGGTATATGTTTTGGGAGGCGATTAAACGGTGA
- the speB gene encoding agmatinase yields the protein MRFEEAYSGNVFIKANPNYKESKAVIYGMPMDWTVSFRPGSRFGPARIREVSIGLEEYSPYLDKELEEVVFFDAGDIPLPFGNAERSLQMIEDYVDTLLKDGKFPLGLGGEHLVTWGVIRAFYRHFDDFAILHFDAHTDLRTEYEGEPLSHSTPIRKACELIGPENVYSFGIRSGMKEEFAYAEQSGMYLAKFDVLEPLRDVLPTLKNRNVYVTIDIDVLDPAHAPGTGTLEAGGITSKELLEAIHLIAKSDVHVIGCDLVEVAPCYDHSEQTQIAASKFVREMLLGWVK from the coding sequence ATGCGTTTTGAGGAAGCTTATTCAGGAAATGTGTTTATAAAAGCAAATCCAAATTATAAAGAGTCAAAGGCAGTTATTTATGGGATGCCAATGGATTGGACCGTTAGTTTCCGCCCAGGCTCTCGTTTCGGTCCTGCTCGGATTCGGGAAGTATCGATTGGATTAGAAGAATATAGCCCGTATTTAGATAAAGAGTTAGAAGAAGTGGTGTTTTTTGATGCAGGCGACATTCCGTTACCATTTGGGAATGCAGAAAGAAGTTTGCAAATGATTGAAGACTACGTTGATACATTATTAAAAGATGGAAAATTTCCGCTTGGCTTAGGTGGAGAGCACTTAGTAACATGGGGTGTTATTCGTGCATTCTATCGACACTTTGATGATTTTGCGATTCTTCATTTTGATGCGCATACCGATTTACGTACCGAATACGAAGGAGAACCATTATCTCATTCGACACCGATTCGGAAAGCGTGTGAATTGATTGGCCCAGAAAACGTTTATTCGTTCGGAATTCGTTCTGGTATGAAAGAGGAATTTGCGTATGCGGAACAATCTGGGATGTATCTAGCGAAGTTTGATGTCTTGGAACCATTACGTGACGTGTTACCGACATTGAAAAATCGGAACGTGTATGTGACGATTGATATTGACGTGTTGGACCCAGCGCATGCGCCTGGCACAGGTACACTAGAAGCAGGCGGGATTACATCCAAAGAATTGTTAGAAGCGATTCATCTGATTGCCAAGTCAGATGTGCACGTCATTGGGTGTGATTTAGTGGAAGTGGCACCGTGTTACGATCACTCGGAACAAACGCAAATTGCAGCTAGTAAATTTGTGCGGGAAATGCTGCTTGGTTGGGTAAAATAA
- the speE gene encoding spermidine synthase, translated as MELWYTEKQTDKFGITAKVKQTHHTETTEFQQLDMIETEEWGNMLVLDGMVMTTERDEFVYHEMVAHVPLFTHPNPEHVLVVGGGDGGVIREVLKHPSVKKATLVEIDGKVIEYSKQYLPSIAGALDDVRVEVKVGDGFMHIAESKNAYDVIMVDSTEPVGPAVKLFEKGFYVGIFNALKEDGIFVAQSDNPWFKADLIQKVIKDVKEIFPITRLYIANIPTYPSGLWTFTLGSKTYDPLAVEDARFFDIETKYYTKELHKAAFALPKFVRDLMK; from the coding sequence ATGGAACTGTGGTATACAGAAAAACAAACAGATAAATTTGGTATTACGGCAAAAGTAAAACAAACTCATCATACAGAAACGACAGAATTTCAACAATTAGACATGATTGAAACAGAAGAATGGGGCAACATGCTAGTGTTAGACGGCATGGTGATGACGACAGAACGAGACGAATTTGTGTACCACGAAATGGTTGCGCACGTACCGTTATTTACGCATCCTAATCCTGAGCATGTGTTAGTAGTAGGTGGCGGTGACGGCGGTGTGATTCGGGAAGTGTTAAAACATCCGTCTGTGAAAAAGGCAACGTTAGTAGAAATTGATGGGAAAGTTATTGAATATTCTAAACAATATTTACCTTCGATTGCGGGTGCATTAGACGATGTGCGTGTAGAAGTAAAAGTAGGCGACGGCTTTATGCACATTGCGGAAAGTAAAAATGCGTACGATGTCATTATGGTAGACTCGACAGAACCGGTAGGACCAGCGGTGAAATTATTTGAAAAAGGGTTTTATGTTGGTATTTTTAACGCATTAAAAGAAGACGGTATTTTTGTCGCACAAAGTGATAACCCTTGGTTTAAAGCAGATTTAATTCAAAAAGTAATCAAAGATGTAAAAGAAATTTTCCCGATTACACGTTTATATATAGCCAATATTCCAACGTATCCGAGCGGTCTTTGGACGTTTACCCTTGGTTCTAAAACATATGACCCACTTGCGGTAGAAGATGCGCGATTTTTTGATATTGAAACAAAATACTATACGAAAGAACTTCACAAAGCAGCATTTGCATTGCCAAAATTTGTGCGCGATTTAATGAAATAG
- a CDS encoding transglycosylase domain-containing protein: MNPHTRTGRREREKKKRRILLKATTYIITITLLVSFLIYGYAKIFGPPSVELPQPTNLYGANGEVIGELKANEKRMYVPLQEISPTLIDAFVSVEDKRFYTHHGFDYRRIVGAILIDLKAGAKVQGASTITQQYARNLYLNHEKTWKRKFLEALYTIRLETNYDKDQILEGYVNTVYFGHGIYGVEAASRYFFHKPAKDLTLAEASMLAGVPKGPTIYSPKNNFEKAKERQSVVLKTMVNNGKITEEQRQQAMGEYIAIYGDRVDDREPVGLYFQDIVRAQLKALEIDEETFKKGGLHVYTTLHPDLQRLAEKQVKAYMPTSDPDLQVAFSAIDPKTGDVLALVGGRDYETSTFNRATQAKRMPGSTMKPILYYEALEQGYTPATMVKSEETTFTLEDGSTYTPRNYRNYYPNKEITLAQALAVSDNIVAVKTNIDIGPDKLAKRAKKMGIKSDLSAVPSLALGTSTVRLNEMVTAYSHFANGGHRVKPVYITKIVDAKGKVLYEHTYNLDPVLDEKKTAITTHLMTGMFDTELNGYTTVTGAKIASLFRGYEVAGKTGSTNSDSWMVGFTPKIAAGVWIGYDDNRDLTGYSTVSRDIWAHFMKESLPKEKLTFEKPDDVIAVKIDPETGKVATKNCPTKRTMYFEKGTEPKEACPEHEEKQSKPKKDKKEKEDKSWWKKIWE; the protein is encoded by the coding sequence ATGAATCCACATACTCGAACTGGAAGAAGAGAAAGAGAAAAGAAAAAACGTCGTATTCTTTTAAAAGCGACTACGTATATCATAACCATTACACTACTCGTTTCATTCCTAATTTATGGATATGCCAAAATTTTTGGCCCGCCGAGTGTGGAATTGCCACAACCGACGAACCTTTACGGGGCAAACGGCGAAGTCATTGGGGAATTAAAAGCAAATGAAAAGCGGATGTACGTCCCGCTACAAGAAATTTCTCCAACACTCATCGATGCATTTGTTTCCGTAGAAGATAAACGATTTTATACCCATCATGGATTTGATTATCGCCGCATTGTTGGTGCCATTTTGATAGATTTAAAAGCGGGAGCAAAAGTACAAGGCGCTTCCACGATTACGCAGCAATATGCCCGAAATTTATATTTAAACCACGAAAAAACGTGGAAGCGAAAATTTCTAGAAGCACTTTATACGATTCGTTTAGAAACAAACTATGATAAAGATCAAATTCTAGAAGGCTATGTAAATACGGTTTATTTTGGTCATGGCATTTACGGTGTCGAAGCGGCATCACGGTACTTTTTCCATAAGCCAGCAAAAGACTTAACGTTAGCAGAAGCAAGTATGCTAGCTGGCGTACCAAAAGGACCGACGATTTATTCACCAAAAAATAATTTTGAAAAAGCAAAAGAGCGACAAAGCGTCGTCTTAAAAACGATGGTCAATAACGGAAAAATTACCGAAGAACAGCGGCAACAAGCGATGGGGGAATACATCGCTATCTACGGGGATCGTGTCGATGACCGGGAACCAGTCGGCTTATATTTTCAAGACATTGTTCGTGCGCAATTAAAAGCACTAGAGATAGACGAAGAAACATTCAAAAAAGGGGGACTACATGTTTACACGACGTTACATCCTGATTTACAACGCCTTGCAGAAAAGCAAGTAAAGGCATACATGCCAACAAGTGATCCTGATTTACAAGTTGCCTTCTCAGCTATTGATCCGAAAACAGGCGATGTACTAGCATTAGTAGGCGGGCGAGACTATGAAACAAGTACATTTAATCGGGCAACCCAAGCAAAACGGATGCCTGGGTCGACGATGAAACCAATTCTTTATTATGAAGCATTAGAACAAGGGTATACACCTGCTACGATGGTAAAAAGTGAAGAAACGACCTTCACGCTAGAAGACGGCTCGACGTATACCCCACGCAATTATCGAAACTATTATCCTAATAAAGAGATTACTCTTGCTCAAGCATTAGCAGTATCGGATAACATTGTGGCCGTAAAAACGAATATCGACATCGGCCCGGATAAACTAGCAAAACGCGCCAAAAAAATGGGCATTAAAAGTGACTTAAGCGCTGTTCCATCTCTTGCACTCGGTACGAGCACCGTCCGTTTAAATGAAATGGTGACCGCCTACAGCCATTTTGCCAACGGAGGACATCGCGTAAAACCGGTATATATTACGAAAATCGTCGATGCAAAAGGAAAAGTTCTGTATGAACACACTTACAATCTAGACCCAGTATTAGATGAGAAAAAGACAGCCATCACTACTCATTTAATGACTGGTATGTTTGATACCGAATTAAACGGCTATACGACCGTCACTGGCGCCAAAATCGCTTCTCTATTTAGAGGATATGAAGTTGCTGGGAAAACAGGATCCACAAACTCTGATAGCTGGATGGTTGGCTTTACACCAAAAATCGCAGCAGGCGTTTGGATCGGATACGATGACAACCGAGACTTAACGGGATACAGTACCGTCTCCCGCGATATTTGGGCCCACTTTATGAAAGAATCCTTACCCAAAGAAAAACTAACATTCGAGAAGCCAGACGACGTCATTGCCGTTAAAATTGATCCAGAAACCGGAAAAGTAGCAACAAAAAATTGCCCGACAAAACGGACGATGTACTTTGAAAAAGGAACAGAACCAAAAGAAGCATGCCCAGAACATGAAGAAAAACAAAGCAAACCGAAAAAAGATAAAAAAGAAAAAGAAGATAAATCATGGTGGAAAAAAATATGGGAATAA
- a CDS encoding YwhD family protein — translation MDKDRLNKGFKIIGSQPKKKEHHNTSGVLNLNAMSPVIVDVEQKKAYVDIGAMHARSDVEKRVKFTPNREDAAGGKLYWLVWVQVERTEDDRPFYYGVTACEMVINHEKRRGYKSLPEHVNNMDKALKGRIIVNQMDDVSKQILREFLQTFKAGLWENSSDELKEALA, via the coding sequence GTGGATAAGGATAGATTAAATAAAGGGTTTAAAATTATCGGCAGTCAACCAAAGAAAAAGGAGCATCATAATACGTCTGGTGTGTTGAATTTAAATGCAATGTCACCGGTGATTGTGGATGTGGAGCAAAAGAAAGCGTATGTAGATATTGGTGCGATGCATGCTCGTAGTGATGTGGAAAAACGAGTGAAGTTTACGCCAAATCGTGAAGATGCTGCAGGTGGTAAACTGTATTGGCTTGTTTGGGTACAAGTGGAACGGACAGAAGATGATCGCCCGTTTTATTACGGTGTAACTGCTTGTGAAATGGTGATTAACCATGAAAAGCGCCGTGGATATAAAAGTTTGCCAGAACATGTGAATAACATGGATAAGGCGTTAAAAGGACGGATTATCGTCAATCAAATGGACGATGTCTCCAAACAAATTTTACGTGAATTTTTACAAACGTTTAAAGCAGGACTATGGGAAAATTCTAGTGATGAATTAAAAGAAGCATTAGCATAA
- a CDS encoding 2-hydroxymuconate tautomerase gives MPYVTVKMLEGRSEEQKKNLCEKVAKTVAETTGAPVENVTVFIEEMSKNHYAPGGKRFSDK, from the coding sequence ATGCCATACGTAACAGTAAAAATGTTAGAAGGTCGTAGTGAAGAACAAAAGAAAAATCTTTGCGAAAAAGTGGCGAAAACAGTAGCGGAAACTACAGGTGCACCAGTTGAAAACGTAACAGTTTTTATTGAAGAAATGAGCAAAAACCATTACGCACCAGGCGGAAAACGTTTTAGCGATAAGTAA